catactaacaaataaaacaaaaaaaataaatgagattttttttactGTAAATAAGTctgagattttctttttctgccaTCCTAATAACGTAGTACTGCTTCTTTGTCTTTATGACAAAGAAGATgcatggtttaaaaattttttacagTTAAAACATCCTAAACAAACATTTTTAACGTAGATGAAATATAGCATCAGATTTTTTTACACAACTTCAACTAAAAGGTGGCACCTTTACGTACGTTAATTCATAAGGATAACTTGTAAACTTAAAGGTGGCACCTTTACGTACGTTAATACAAAAATGTGGCTATTTAAGGACATATACAACAACGGCCCTTTACGGAATCTATACTTAAGTAATAGAGTTGCTATAGCAGAATATTTACAGAGAGCAAATCATGGATGAGAATCAGTGGATGGATGGGATATTGATACACATTTATAACGAAAATTTTGCAACACTTAATATGCAGTGAACTATCATTTTATCTAAACCTGCCGTGGAGTGAATGGCATTGTCGGGAGGCTGAATCAGAAATAGAGTAGATGGGTTTTTCGATCTCCTCTTTCGGATTCTTTCAAGTTTTTGAACTATTGTGTGGGACCTTCTATCACCAGAAATGGACCGAGTTTGGTGGTGGTTAGTGCTATGAAGTTGGGGGCCGATCGATGGATGGAAATTGATTTCCTCTTCGGAAGGAGGGAGACGTGTGTAATGATAGAAGACACTGTACGTACTAGGAGAAACCAAAGCAacggaaaaatatttttctcacttGTCACGTCAgaactaaaatatattttctacatCGAGCGGTCATCAAATGCGATCACTTTCAGACGGCAGACTAGCTTTATCGtttcataaaaatattcctGCTACACGTACGATCCGTCACCTCGCTTTTCTTGGGGCCGGTGAGATCATCAATGACCTATGTATATGAAAGGTTGACTGGTGCCTGTTAGCATGATATGGTTTAGTCGACATAAATTGCCAAAAGGCAAATCGGATTCGATTATTTTCCTGATCATGACGTGAACGGTGAACTGTTACCTCAATTTTTCTTAGAcaactatatattattttacatcatatattttatatattaaaatattattttttatttttttattttttatttattttatttttattaaattaattaaattattttatttatcatttatatattacatatttattataaaaaatataaaataaatatattatataaaatatgagaatgataagaagaatttttcattcttttatctaatttttttgagAGGAGAGCATCATCAATGACCTACGGTTTCAAAGTTCTACTGACCATTCGAGGATTAATAATTTCTCAAGGACCAGTACCGGTTTGGAATTTTTGATAcagacaaataaaataataatactaaacaagaaaaaagcTCAAGGCATGTCATAATAGCAGAAAATTGACCAgatcaaaaggaaagaaattaagcTCCATGTGATCCGAAAACAAATAATATCTCAACAACATCTCTTAAATCGTTGCTCTATAAGAAGGGCATCGATCTGCCCCCCAAAAGGTAGAGCCTATACATAAGATAATGGCAGAAGATCATGAGGTGGTGGTATTTGGTGTTTGGGGAAGTGCTTATAGTCGCAGAGTAGAGACTGCTCTTAAACTGAAAGGAGTGCCTTACAAATACAttgaagaagatttaagcaaaaaGAGTCCTTCGCTTCTCAAATACAACCCCATCCACAAGAAGATTCCCGTCCTCGTACACAATGGAAAGCCTATCGTGGAGTCCCTTGTTATTCTTGAATACATTGATGAAACTTGGCAGGGGGGCTATCCCTTACTCATGCCCAAAGATCCTTATCAGAGAGCCCTAGCACGTTTCTGGACCAAGTTCATTGACGACAAGGTACGTAATAATATTGCTCTAATCAGCTTCATTAAATTATGATCATGGCAcaaattttcattaattttcatGGCAGTTTGAGTCCGTCGTCCCAGCTCAATTTGTCATCTTCATCTTATAAAACTtgcgttttttgttttttgttttcagtGCGTTCCTGCGATACTGAATGCTTTCCGTGGCGAAGAGCAAGAGCGTGAGAAGGCTGGGGAAGAATTAGCAGAACTGCTAAAATTATTGGAGAAGGAGCTCGAGGAGAAAAGATTCTTTGGAGGAGAGAATATAGGAATGGTAGACATTGCTGCAAACGTCATAGGCTTCTCGCTTGGAGCTTTTGAAGAAGCTTCTGGGGTAAAGTTAATGACAAGAGAGAAATTTCCTAAACTCTGCAACTGGAGGGATGAGTTTATGAGCAACAGTGCTGCTATCAAGGAAAATATTGGACCTTCCAGAGAgaaattcatttcctttctacGAAATTacttaagaaataaataaataaataaatatgtaaggCTTCCAGGCCAATAAATCGACGAATATTATAGATCACGTACGTCTAGTACtgcataataattaattatcctGCACCAATGTAATAAAATAGGCTTGATTTCTCTTATGATCAAGTTTgtaatttcattaatattttaatttgtctaTCATAAGTACTGTTGGTTCTTGTTTAATTAATTTGGAATCAttcctataaataaattaattgtcTCTAATTTGTTTCTTGTATTTTGCTTTCCTTCAAGCTGAAAATGCATATCTATCATTGTAATTCATCGTGTTCACATTTATCTCTATgtttattgttattttcttttgtttggataaaaaaaaataaataaataaaaaaagagtctCTTGGACGTTTTGTCTATAGAATAAAAGTTATATCCTCCTCTAAAGGGTTGGGTTTGAAATCTCTACTTTAGGTAGAATATTATCTCCCAAATGATTTAAAATCAAACTAATTACAAAAGAATTTGTGTATTGATAAAATACCAGCAGTGAATAGCTTAGTTTGTAGTCTGaaatttttcttatatgtatCATGTCACGGCTGTGACTTGACTTTCATgaataaatcatgtttattttccttaaaaagaAATGCCCTGAATGTTGTTTGCTTCATCACCCCGCGGTGCTTTTGCAGCAAGCAAGCAAGGCCGCGGAATGGTCCTCCAACTTATGACttctttttctataataaaacaGCTAAAATATAAAACCCAAATTTTCCAATTAACATCAATGATCACAATAGTCTTCAATATCGCCCACCATAGTCTTCGATTAAAATTCTGGCTTCTTTTAGTTTAAGAATTTTTAGATtgtaatgttttaaataaatttttagttttctttttagatttggtttttctagttttgttcttcttctttttttaatttttaatatttttattttttaaataatctttcACTTTTTCATAgtattatttagttttatatttttttaatacacgcGACTCACATGTGGCCTATCAGAGGACACATCTTAATTAAGCCGTTTGACATATATTATACACACTAGTAGAAGATGTTACGTGCATGTGACAGTTGGTATGCCCAGTTgaatgttttttatgtttttatctgatTAACAACACACGGcctctttaatttataaaattctcataagtagatatattattttttattaaaattatttaatgtgaTTCAGccatctttttttaaaagtaatttctTTAAACAGAATCAACAAttaaatgactatatatataaatttgattttggatattttctatctttttatctTATTCACAACCCACCTCtttaatttatagaattttcacaagtagatatattatattttagtaaaattatttgatcTGATTcagccatttttttaaaaattaatttctttaaatagAATCAACCATTGAATAACTATACATATAAATTcggtttttcatattttttttatgttttccacctctataatttacaaaattttcatgagtaaatatattattttttattaaaattatttgacctgattcatttatatttttttaacaacccCTGTTGCCCACctctaaaataaatgaaatagtaTGAGTGAGggattaaaatagaaaatggtAAAAACAGAGGGGCagaattgaaaaatgaaaatttgccCAAAAATACTGTTCATAAGCGTATAGacacttttaatatataatagatatatttatagagtaatactatatataattgtggAGTGTGTAAATAccgcgcaatcgttttgaaaaagagtagaatctattattaaaaatttaattttttttcatatggatcccgtattaatttaattttttttaaaaaaatacgcTGCACTTTCACAAccacaattataaatatcatttatatataaaagaaaatcctTTGCGTCCCGACAAAGCATCCTAATGGGTTTagatactttttttcttttaataatattgtgattctTTTTACATGTTTAAGAGaactaaaaaaatgtataaaaaaagtCAAATGACCTTCTCGTGACTTTTCTCAAACTACATAATGTACTATCCAGATATATATGTGTAATGCTGACATGGCATCTTTAGGGATTCATTAACAAATTTcttatattaaatctatttgaTCTTGAATCATATGGAGTGAAAAactgattaaaaatatataaatcgaTTTGCTTTGAGACAATTCacattatactaatttatatttaatcgTCACTTTATAAAATTGcacaacttttataaaatttatataagttgACTTTTGCGcagagcttgtacttcattttATAGGTTCGAATTTTATCGTAAGCAAaacatttttctctttaattaattatacattttataaaaattttacaacatttaTCCAAACAAAATTTAAGTTCGTTCCGAAAACAATAATATGTGATTAAAGCAacgttgaattttttttaataaagttatatatatttgtgtatatatatatacactagaaCATGACGTTTGCTTaatcaaataaaatgattatctttaggaaaataatatatcttcattttcaattaataacatattaaataattatatcaaattCTGTTAAAGTAAAGATCTCGTTTAACAAAATAGATTAATCCATTCAAATAATTTTGTCTTCATATTTTGCCATTACACTAAGCATAtgctaattaataaattagaaattattaaattattaattaacatatagttagtgttaACATTAGAATGCAAacaatcaaaagtttgaaaattaaatatgttaatcaataatttagaaattattGATTAACATATGCATGGTTAGTGTTAACATTATAATGCAAATAATCAAAAGTTTGGAAATTAAATATTGGTTCGATATGTAAACAGTGACTAGCCAAGTTTGGATTATACTTTCTGTAGTTTAAAGTTTCACCTAAAGGACTTTAGCTAGTCCAATGCAGCTCATTTAAGTATAATTTTGCTATATTTTAGACTTCACTTTCACTTGACTAATCCAATATCTATGCTTTCGAACCAAGACGTGGATCAGGAAGaaaatttgagaagaaaaatGATGGTAGACATTTGAAAAAGAACACGCAACCCACTTGCAGCTAAAGGTTGAACTTaagttatttgaaaaagaaCACGCAACCCACTTGCAGCTAAAGGTTGAACTTAAGTTTTAACCTACTACGTACCATAATGTCTTGGTCAGCTGCTGTTTGGAGCATtccaaacagaaaataaaaaaataataataaagttaaCAAGGCGGCTCACGTCATGACGTCTCAAGACACTGATAACAAATCATCAATGGCCTAATTAAAGGCTCAAACTTCAACGACCAACTCATTCGAAGCTGCGCAAGGTAGAAGTTTTCTCGAGTAAATCTTGGATCGTGGCTCTTCATATAAAAGGGAGTCAGATTCAAAAGAGTAGAGCCAAATTATATGTGAATTGCATAACAAAATTAACTTGTTGAGGGCAACAAGGGCTACGAATTAAGGGTGTGATAATATAGAATGGCTGAAGATCAGGGTATTTGGTGCCTGGGAAAGCCCTTTTTGTGGTAGAATACAGAATGCTCTGGAGCTAAAAGGAGTGCAGTGCGAGTACGTTGAAGCAGGGGTAACGCGATATATTACACATTCCATTAACCTAACACCATACAAATTCAGCAGAATATTTCGTAAATTATGTTGCTAATTAAAAAgcctttttattttccatttttcgTTTTTTAAAGCTGGGTTTAATTTTACTATTAACACCACATTAATATAATTCGATTGGTTCTTCTTTGGTCAGGAATATCATTTTGAGTCTTCCGTTGGAAATGCACACTGAGATAAAAGCTGATCTCTGATACACCCCACTCCTCTTTTGTTCACATCACTTTAGGGCATGATAGCAACTTCGTCTCCACCCACTGTAGTTAGTCCTTACTCTGTGAACCAATGTTACCTCGTGCTAGAAAAGTATTTACTTTCAGACTTTGGCTCATATCTAAAAACCTTAGATTAGaacgaatatatatattaagagtaatgctacagtcacttttgcgtactctctgcgcactctattgatatgattggctggattaaatttttttttaatatttaatcaatcatattactggagtgcacaaaaaaatacacaaaaataactgcacttaaaatttttgatatattaatattaagcaAATCAATGTATTCTTAATAATTATTGTTGTGGTACTTTTCATCTCAACCTCTTCATGTACCATCActgcacttttttatttttgagatatTCAAAGGAAATTAAGGAGACCCAGGTCCCATTTTCCCACCAGGCCGCCTTGTTTACAAATTACTAAAACCAGATAAGAAAACTAGGGACGTATACCGGTGGCTGATTCTGAAAGAAAGATCCAACTGCTGTCTTTTTGCGTTTTTCTCCACTTTTTAGTTTGGTTGGTGCATGGTCAGTATTAATTTATTGCGAAGTTTGATTAGCAATAGTAACGAcagcactatataatatactactctTCTGTTACGTATGTATTGCTGGAAGTGTctcttaatataattatatttttttcttttaaatattttaaaatatatatatatatatacaaataaattagttGCAActtatttaaacatttaaaaagaaatacagTATTCTAGCGATCAATTCGAAGAGGAACATAAACATTTTCCATTATAACATCACTTTAAGAGAATTgattttttgagataaaaaattttatctcaaaaaatacaaatttcatcTCTAGAAGTTTttagagataaaaattttgtctctattttgtctcaaaaagacAGTCACGGAAACTTTTTAaagacaaaaattgattttcgtctcaaaaaattacttttagaGACGAAATTGGGCTCAACCAGTCGAAACCATTTGAAAGgaatttttttagacaaaaatatGTCATCTCAGAATCATgtttgaatgaaaaaatttatgttcgaacttataattttattcgaacaacatgaaatgttaattcgaaccaataaccatatctgaccaaaTTCGTTCGAACCAACACATTTTTAAGTGACTTTTGTTCGAAGGAAAAGACAATCTATTTTCGAAAATCTTTTGTTCGAgcgaagttttgaaaaataacgttattcgaataaatatttaattgatcGAACAAACGTACGGAATGTATTTCCTGACACGTTCGCAAgggttttttttgttcaaatggatctatttttgttcgaatgtatgcataaatgataatttaccattcgaacgggttatttaaagttcgaacggtattggtcaaacaaaatgaaatttaattaaaaaaaacatactaatattacacaaattgtaattatatatacatcaattgttcaaatatttacaaacatcataaataaatgcaattaaaagaattaatgaattatgattgtggtagTATTGGTGGTATagagttttgggacatcattgacTAGAATTGTTCAAACactttttggttatttaattgtagcctctcttataatcttgcctctaaatctgctgcttgatctaatcgggtcagcaattttttttccttcgacCTCAATCATTCTATCTTAAGTGCAGCTTTTTCTAATTCTTTAATTTTGTCAtcattcgatctggctttagaagaggatgacgATGTTGAGGATGGTTTCACGCAACGTCTTAAGCTTCttaaatatccagaacgtgatccaaaaactagataaaagatttgagcatcgttgacagttgattcatcagatggatccgcaacagtttctttaagagatatcatcttatcctataaaaaaaacattaaaattagtataagtaacaaaaatatctttagacaatagaattaaataaacttaaacttacataatttaccTCTGCCTTAGGATTGCTCTAAACACCGTcatgatttttatgtgctttagcatacaattgggtcagatcatagtTAGCTAGACTTTCTTCTTActgtaaaatgaaaatcaatatcagaatttaaactagaaaaagtatatatattaatatttaattgggactaaaataactaaccatttttacaagcgatgaaaagatcgagaaccctcgtgatggtgtatcgttaaatttaatctatttgctttgttcatcGTACTCCGTtactaaaaaaaagtattataattttatgtttaatacatctatcatatattattaaaaaaagatagtagcaaaattacctgataagcaggatcttcaaacagattACAAATTTTCTGCCATTCGTTTGGTgacattgcttggaatggattttgacatGTCTCTGTTGTAGTACTGAATTTCTAATAGAGTGTATGGCATCAACTTTTGTACCTCCAGAATGTATTCGACATCAATTCCTCAATCATTAGTCGATCATTTCGCCGGCCAAAATTTAGgtcaaactcgtccttcaaaaaattaaaaacaattagtataattttaaaagttatttaaataaaaatattatacaaaataacTTATGACCAGGCAatgatttttgatgtggtctttcacatttTGGAAAACTTTAGTCCAGAaggatgtagccatcggtgcatacgtgcaagtaagtgtaccaacgtaagaagcaagccaagctgccgaatcccTAGAGCCGTCAGTGTGATCATTaggtatatcaactttaattttatcaactttccttactttctctatgcagacacccctcgtaatgcctctaattCGGCactggtttacaacagctatatatacaataattaaagcatatattttaattaaattattttatttaaaagatatacaGTGATAAAATACCTTATTCTGGTTCTGGTAATGTTGCTCCACCATTGTTAGCAAGTGAACCACACGGGAAATTAGTAAGTGGTGGGAATGGCTCAcatgttcttttgcgtttaggaggcatatctgtttgaaattttcttcttcttcttcatgttgttccAAGTTTCTATCTACATCACAGCAAGACTCTGCATCTTCGGCACCATTGTTGATGCCACAAGGGGACCTTTCTAAAACTGTTCTAAAGTGTTGTTCAGAAATGTAACCATGGCTTTGTTTTCTTAAGCCACTCTCTGCCATGCTTGGTTTTATGCCTCCAATCTTAAGAAAATTTCAAGCTCCATTGTTCTTAGCTGCTTCTGCAATTTTCTCATCCTTCTATCTCAGCAAAACTGaagttttttattcaattttcttctACAGTCCTGCAAGCTGTAAAGCCAAGGTCACTTTCTGCCACACCAAAACAagcaaaattaaaaaccaaaaacaagaaaacatacCACTGAGGCTGGCTGGCGTCTATGGGATATGTGAATTCGACGTCAATGACCGTAGGACGCAGCGTCGACACCAAAAAAGTTCACAGCGTTGAGGGGGGGGGTTTTAAACTTTTAGGATATTTGGTGAAGTTCATAGCATCGGCATCGATGCGTTCACAACATTGAGTGGCAGCAGATTTGATGAGAGAAAGAGACGAgcaagagtgagagagagacgagGGTGAGGGAGGGATTGAGTTTCGAAGTGTGAGTATTTCTGCTTCGGTACGGTGCGTCCCATTCCTTCAGTAATGGATGGGCTACGTGGCCTTATTCTATTGGAGGTTGCTCTTAGCCCTACTTCAGATGTACCGCTCAAAATATAttctctattattttataaaatcatatatatgtatatatttgttatttaaaTTTGTGTACCAGTTCTATTCTTGTCATTTTGGTATTAACATATTGAACAAAATTAGACAAAGAGAGAGGTGGGGCGAGGGGAAGGGAAATCTACATCGAGTGACTTTTGCTTATTTAAGTTCTAAATGTAGGCACATTGCCGAATCACATAAATTTGTGtcatatgattaattttttgtttatttttttctttatttttactttgttgtcatcatttttcgcaatagttttgaaaaaagagagaaaacaatttaaataaaaatgttataaagttaaaatcttgctataatataatttttttaatataatttttagttttaagatttaaaaaagttgaatttttttttgtattttatttgagagtttgggaataagataataattagatgaaaaaattaaaatttgaaactaaaaaatatttatatttgtgatgTTTGCATATTAAGGTGAGATGGAAATATATTGATCATATCCAAACCAGGCCTTAAGTAGAGCAAATGTCAAGCCAATTGCATCATGTATAATACTCGATGGACTTTACATATGATCACAAGAGTAATGAATGTTTGGGGAATGAGaatatatgagaattttgtgaataatattaaaattatttgtaaatactagtaaaatagtttgagttaagtattgttcgagttttaaaaaaaaaaaaatttgaataaaaaatattataaatttaaaatattcttaaaatataattattttattttaaatttataattttt
This sequence is a window from Carya illinoinensis cultivar Pawnee chromosome 9, C.illinoinensisPawnee_v1, whole genome shotgun sequence. Protein-coding genes within it:
- the LOC122275318 gene encoding probable glutathione S-transferase, which gives rise to MAEDHEVVVFGVWGSAYSRRVETALKLKGVPYKYIEEDLSKKSPSLLKYNPIHKKIPVLVHNGKPIVESLVILEYIDETWQGGYPLLMPKDPYQRALARFWTKFIDDKCVPAILNAFRGEEQEREKAGEELAELLKLLEKELEEKRFFGGENIGMVDIAANVIGFSLGAFEEASGVKLMTREKFPKLCNWRDEFMSNSAAIKENIGPSREKFISFLRNYLRNK